In one window of Opitutaceae bacterium DNA:
- a CDS encoding FMN-binding protein, translating to MRQVVLAVLLILTVLRSHGQTEGDDVYLKPEAFLNETFATSPNGPPTPSLLWLSRDIRSAVHDILGHDYPALRIRYWRAESVDGAGTRTAWILEEIGKVKPITAGLVVRDGALEEVKVLIYRESHGWEVKHPFFTNQFRGAALDKSGRLTQQIDGIAGATLSVDALTRLGRLALVLHDRVTMQEGLAAP from the coding sequence ATGCGGCAAGTCGTTCTGGCAGTCCTGCTGATCCTCACCGTGTTGCGTTCCCACGGTCAAACAGAGGGCGACGACGTCTATCTGAAACCCGAAGCCTTCCTCAACGAGACCTTCGCCACAAGTCCGAACGGCCCTCCCACGCCGTCGCTGCTTTGGCTGAGCAGGGACATCCGATCCGCAGTGCACGATATCCTCGGACACGACTATCCGGCCCTGCGTATCCGCTACTGGAGGGCCGAATCAGTTGATGGAGCAGGCACACGTACGGCCTGGATTCTGGAAGAGATCGGCAAGGTCAAGCCCATCACCGCGGGACTGGTGGTCCGTGACGGAGCGCTCGAAGAGGTCAAGGTGCTCATCTACCGCGAGAGCCATGGTTGGGAGGTAAAGCATCCTTTCTTCACCAACCAGTTCAGGGGCGCCGCACTGGACAAAAGCGGCCGGCTTACCCAACAAATCGACGGCATCGCCGGGGCCACCCTGTCGGTCGATGCCCTGACCCGGCTGGGGCGCCTCGCACTCGTTCTCCATGACAGGGTCACCATGCAGGAAGGATTGGCGGCTCCATGA
- a CDS encoding glycoside hydrolase family 2 TIM barrel-domain containing protein: MKGSSLAVLAIMTAVTSPAAHADWKPIEGAMLTRWAGDVTPESTWQEYPRPLLERPEWTNLNGLWDYAVTPRNATRVETWAGSILVPFCPESALSGVGRLIEPTEALWYRRDLPGPIPGKRSLIHFEAVDYETTVWVNGQEIGSHRGGHTPFSFDLTEALRDGANELIVRVYDATGAYQLHGKQRLHNGGIWYTRVTGIWQTVWMESVPERSVADLAIGCDIASGRIVVTPRLAGPVGDGETLRATASMNSEVVASAVGEGTLTLQIPTPRLWSPDEPHLYDLTIELIDRTGRVVDSVASYAALREFGRNQDARGHWRFTLNGEPIFHWGPLDQGWWPDGLLTPPTDRAMRSDIEFLKAAGFNMIRTHIKVRPRRYYTHCDRIGMLVWQDQVSSGYGGGRQNPDGSSPPWTRMEPDPVDANWPDEAHAQWVLEYRRMVDHLRNNPCVAVWVPFNEAWGQHRSMEVGALAVSLDPSRPVNISSGGNFWPVGDIADHHSYPDPDFPLDDLRFTDFIKVVGEFGGHGWPVDGHLWDAARENWGYGGLPETIGEWKDRYARSIDILCALRRKGVAAGVYTQTTDVEVEINGLLTYDRIQKVDPDWLRGQSARLLGTPDAGTE, encoded by the coding sequence ATGAAAGGATCCTCCCTCGCCGTTCTCGCCATCATGACTGCCGTCACATCACCCGCCGCTCACGCTGACTGGAAACCGATCGAAGGTGCCATGCTCACCCGGTGGGCCGGTGACGTCACGCCGGAGAGCACCTGGCAGGAATACCCACGACCCTTGCTCGAGCGACCCGAATGGACCAATCTCAACGGCCTCTGGGACTACGCCGTCACGCCCCGGAACGCCACCCGGGTCGAGACATGGGCGGGATCCATACTCGTCCCTTTCTGCCCGGAGTCGGCCCTCTCCGGTGTGGGCCGACTGATCGAACCGACCGAAGCCCTCTGGTACCGACGCGACCTGCCCGGCCCGATCCCCGGGAAGCGGTCCCTGATTCATTTTGAAGCGGTTGACTACGAGACGACAGTCTGGGTCAACGGACAGGAAATCGGCTCACACCGCGGGGGACATACCCCGTTCTCCTTCGACCTGACCGAGGCGCTGCGGGACGGTGCCAATGAACTGATCGTCCGGGTCTATGATGCGACCGGGGCCTATCAGCTCCATGGGAAACAGAGACTCCACAACGGAGGCATCTGGTACACAAGAGTGACCGGCATCTGGCAGACCGTCTGGATGGAATCGGTGCCCGAACGGTCCGTAGCCGACCTGGCCATCGGGTGCGACATCGCCTCCGGCCGGATCGTGGTGACTCCCCGACTGGCCGGACCGGTCGGGGACGGTGAAACCCTTCGTGCAACCGCCTCGATGAACAGCGAAGTCGTCGCCTCCGCCGTCGGTGAAGGCACCCTCACCCTGCAGATTCCCACCCCCAGGCTCTGGTCACCCGACGAACCTCATCTTTACGACCTGACAATCGAGCTGATCGACCGGACGGGCCGAGTCGTCGACTCGGTGGCCTCCTATGCCGCGCTGCGCGAATTCGGCCGCAACCAGGATGCCCGGGGTCACTGGCGTTTCACCCTGAACGGCGAACCCATCTTTCACTGGGGACCGCTCGATCAGGGCTGGTGGCCGGACGGTCTTCTTACGCCGCCGACCGACCGGGCCATGCGCTCGGACATCGAGTTTCTCAAGGCCGCCGGCTTCAACATGATCCGCACCCACATCAAGGTCAGGCCGAGACGCTACTACACCCATTGCGACCGGATCGGCATGCTCGTCTGGCAGGACCAGGTCAGCAGCGGCTACGGTGGGGGCAGGCAGAACCCGGACGGCTCCAGCCCACCCTGGACCCGGATGGAGCCCGATCCGGTCGACGCCAACTGGCCCGACGAGGCCCATGCGCAATGGGTTCTCGAATACAGGCGGATGGTGGATCACCTCCGCAACAACCCCTGCGTCGCCGTCTGGGTGCCCTTCAATGAAGCCTGGGGACAGCACCGGAGCATGGAAGTCGGCGCCCTGGCGGTCTCCCTCGACCCGTCCCGTCCGGTCAATATCTCCTCCGGGGGCAATTTCTGGCCGGTCGGCGACATTGCCGACCACCATTCCTATCCGGATCCCGACTTCCCCCTGGACGATCTGCGCTTCACGGACTTCATCAAGGTGGTCGGCGAGTTCGGCGGACATGGTTGGCCGGTCGACGGGCACCTCTGGGATGCCGCCCGGGAAAACTGGGGCTACGGCGGACTTCCGGAAACCATCGGTGAGTGGAAGGACCGCTACGCCCGGTCGATCGACATCCTCTGCGCACTCCGCCGCAAGGGCGTCGCCGCCGGCGTCTACACCCAGACGACCGATGTCGAGGTCGAGATCAACGGCCTCCTCACCTATGACCGTATCCAGAAAGTTGATCCAGATTGGTTGCGCGGACAGTCGGCACGCCTTCTGGGCACGCCCGACGCCGGGACCGAATGA
- a CDS encoding L-lactate permease, protein MQDLPLSVLSLLALSPIAVVMLLLVILRWPAKHAMPVAYLFTVAIAMVFWKTPGAQIAGATVHGVVTAANILFIVFGAILLVNTLKESGGIQIIRQGFINISPDRRVQAIIIAWMFGAFIEGAAGFGTPAAIAAPLLVAVGFPAMAAVMVSLIIQSTPVSFGAAGTPILVGVNTGLSGQPQVLALLEQMGISHEAYLHTIGVSVALIHGTIGTFVPLIMISLMTAFFGKNRSFREGLALWKFALFSGFAFTVPYVAFAWFLGPEFPTLLGSLIGLATVIVATKLGLFQPAKPWDFPPKEEWQEEWTGELRIDDHVEHADLTRSTLFKAWSPYLVVAGLLVLTRTVGPIKGLVTSAAVTLEWTDIFGSGISTKSQPLYLPGFLFLVTVVLTYAVLRMNRAQIRRSWAASAHTLIGAASALIFSVPMVQVFINSQSDSLSQMPLVLADGVSALFGSLWPLIAPTIGALGAFVAGSNTISNMMFSLFQFGMAEKIGVTASVVVALQAVGGAAGNMICVHNVVAASATVGLLGREGSMIRMTLIPMAWYVLFAGSLGLFLLYGPGLNLGTVLLAAMAVFLLSLVMKSARQ, encoded by the coding sequence ATGCAGGATCTACCCCTTTCAGTCTTGTCCCTTCTGGCATTGTCCCCGATCGCGGTGGTCATGCTGTTGCTGGTCATTCTCCGCTGGCCGGCCAAACATGCCATGCCCGTCGCCTACCTCTTCACCGTGGCCATCGCCATGGTCTTCTGGAAGACGCCGGGGGCCCAGATTGCCGGCGCAACGGTTCACGGAGTCGTCACGGCGGCGAATATCCTCTTCATCGTTTTTGGCGCGATTCTGCTGGTCAACACCTTGAAGGAATCCGGCGGGATTCAGATCATCCGCCAGGGTTTCATCAACATCTCACCGGACCGTCGGGTCCAGGCCATCATCATCGCCTGGATGTTTGGTGCCTTCATCGAAGGCGCCGCGGGATTCGGGACCCCGGCCGCGATCGCGGCGCCACTGTTGGTCGCCGTCGGATTTCCGGCGATGGCGGCGGTCATGGTCTCCCTGATCATCCAGAGCACGCCGGTTTCCTTCGGAGCGGCCGGCACGCCGATTCTCGTCGGAGTCAATACCGGTCTGTCCGGTCAGCCCCAGGTCCTGGCCCTGCTGGAACAGATGGGGATCAGCCATGAAGCCTACCTCCACACCATCGGGGTGTCGGTGGCTCTGATCCACGGCACGATCGGCACCTTCGTCCCCCTCATCATGATCAGCCTGATGACGGCTTTTTTCGGCAAGAACCGCTCGTTCCGGGAAGGGCTGGCTCTCTGGAAGTTCGCCCTCTTCTCCGGTTTTGCCTTCACCGTCCCGTATGTCGCCTTCGCCTGGTTCCTCGGCCCCGAATTCCCGACCCTGCTTGGCTCGCTGATCGGACTGGCCACCGTTATTGTCGCCACCAAGCTGGGACTCTTTCAGCCGGCGAAGCCGTGGGACTTTCCCCCGAAGGAGGAATGGCAGGAGGAATGGACGGGAGAACTCCGGATCGATGATCATGTGGAACACGCGGACCTGACCCGGAGCACCCTGTTCAAGGCGTGGTCGCCCTACCTGGTCGTGGCCGGCCTGCTGGTGCTGACCCGGACGGTCGGGCCGATCAAAGGGCTGGTGACATCGGCCGCCGTCACCCTGGAGTGGACGGATATCTTCGGAAGCGGCATCTCGACGAAGTCCCAGCCGCTTTATCTTCCGGGATTCCTCTTTCTCGTCACCGTGGTCCTCACCTACGCGGTCTTGCGGATGAACCGTGCCCAGATCCGGCGGTCGTGGGCGGCTTCCGCCCACACCCTGATCGGCGCAGCCTCCGCCCTGATTTTTTCGGTGCCGATGGTCCAGGTTTTCATCAATTCGCAGTCGGATTCCCTCAGTCAGATGCCACTGGTTCTGGCGGACGGCGTGTCGGCCCTCTTCGGATCGCTCTGGCCCCTGATCGCTCCGACAATCGGCGCGCTCGGAGCCTTTGTCGCCGGCAGCAACACGATCAGCAATATGATGTTCTCGCTCTTCCAGTTCGGGATGGCGGAAAAAATCGGGGTGACCGCGTCGGTGGTGGTGGCGCTGCAGGCGGTGGGCGGGGCGGCCGGCAACATGATCTGTGTCCACAACGTGGTGGCGGCATCGGCCACGGTCGGTCTTCTCGGACGGGAGGGCAGCATGATCCGCATGACCCTGATCCCGATGGCCTGGTACGTGCTCTTTGCGGGCAGTCTCGGGCTGTTCCTGCTCTACGGTCCCGGACTCAACCTCGGCACCGTTCTGCTGGCGGCGATGGCGGTCTTTCTCCTCTCCCTCGTCATGAAGAGCGCGCGGCAGTGA
- a CDS encoding PepSY domain-containing protein, translating into MNPATSKAGDGPERRPARRIRMAWHRRVGLSFGGIFLLVAISGIALNHSLRLDLHNRPIEADWLYRWYGMQPEDDPIAFSLGAGQVAVGLSGSLYLDDQAIAGLGELRGAVGLGEVWVAAGPREMFLFTRTGERVERFDSASLPPGELRSLGLTGEPADPRLALLMSSGRYRFDRDLVDWTTLDPSVTVEVTVPAPLSADLEDRIIRSYRGDGLSVYRILLDLHSGRFIGSIGVVAVTLSAAAMVFLTLTGTAYALRRQRRKYPDRSSRGNAPDPAS; encoded by the coding sequence ATGAACCCGGCCACTTCAAAGGCCGGCGACGGACCCGAGCGCCGGCCGGCACGGCGGATCCGCATGGCCTGGCACCGTCGCGTCGGTTTGTCATTCGGCGGGATTTTCCTGCTGGTCGCAATTTCCGGGATCGCCCTCAACCACTCACTCCGTCTCGATCTGCACAATCGCCCCATCGAGGCCGACTGGCTCTACCGCTGGTATGGCATGCAGCCGGAGGACGATCCGATTGCCTTCAGCCTGGGGGCCGGCCAGGTCGCTGTCGGACTTTCCGGTTCACTCTATCTCGACGATCAGGCAATCGCCGGTTTGGGCGAACTGCGCGGCGCGGTCGGCCTGGGCGAGGTCTGGGTGGCCGCTGGACCACGCGAAATGTTTCTCTTCACCCGGACCGGAGAAAGAGTTGAGCGGTTCGATTCCGCCTCCCTTCCTCCGGGTGAACTGCGATCGCTCGGTTTGACCGGAGAACCCGCCGATCCCCGTCTCGCTCTCCTGATGAGTTCCGGACGTTACCGATTCGACCGTGACCTCGTCGACTGGACCACCCTTGACCCATCGGTGACGGTCGAGGTGACCGTTCCTGCGCCCCTGTCGGCCGATCTTGAGGATCGGATCATTCGCAGCTACCGGGGAGACGGACTCAGCGTCTATCGCATCCTTCTCGACCTTCACTCGGGACGTTTTATCGGCTCCATCGGTGTGGTCGCCGTCACCCTATCCGCCGCGGCCATGGTCTTCCTCACTCTGACCGGAACGGCCTATGCGCTGCGAAGGCAAAGACGGAAATACCCTGACCGCAGTTCCCGGGGCAACGCACCCGACCCGGCGTCCTGA
- a CDS encoding VOC family protein: MTIENTIPVLPVSNLKRSIRFYTGTLGFTLDWSGVIVCGVSRDGHAIMLWEESHPPTPTRVWIGLRDHSLFDEYRSRGVKVHQEPRNEVWAYEMKFEDPDGNILWLGTETRKDLPVNT; encoded by the coding sequence ATGACGATAGAAAACACCATTCCCGTGCTGCCGGTCTCGAACCTCAAGCGCAGCATCCGTTTCTATACCGGGACCCTCGGGTTCACCCTCGACTGGAGCGGCGTGATCGTCTGCGGCGTATCAAGGGACGGCCATGCCATCATGCTCTGGGAGGAGTCTCACCCGCCCACCCCCACCCGGGTCTGGATCGGCCTGCGGGACCACTCGCTTTTCGACGAATACCGCTCGCGCGGCGTCAAGGTCCACCAGGAACCGAGGAACGAAGTCTGGGCCTACGAGATGAAGTTCGAAGATCCCGACGGAAACATCCTCTGGCTCGGGACCGAGACCCGCAAGGACCTGCCCGTGAACACCTGA
- a CDS encoding FAD-linked oxidase C-terminal domain-containing protein codes for MSTPPATAFLAELESVFPADRLFQDEVRLAPYESDGLTVFRNRPQAVVLPANREEVIAAVRLCHAHGVPFVARGSGTSLSGGSLPIQDGIVIALNRLDRILSINPDSRTAVVEPGVINLKVSEAARPYGLYFAPDPSSQSVCTIGGNVAFNSGGAHCLKYGMTGSHVVRIKAVLPDGEVVTLGCESWDTVGPDLAGFYVGSEGLFGIALEITLRLLPLPETTRTVLAAYPDLESAGNAVSRVVATGILPGAMEIMDRLALDAAEAAVGARYPEGAAAVLIVELDGEETAVASEFEVIMRSIRDSGATTIEIAKDAAQRALIWKGRKSAFSAVGRLSPDFIVQDGVVPRSRLGEALKEIHRLSTIHGLKVANVFHAGDGNLHPLILFDGKEAGALERAEELAGQILRLCLRLGGSITGEHGIGMEKKAYLPEMFGPDDIAAFHSLHCAIDPKGISNRGKMFPDGVAPALAQVGLHPLEKSGHLSRE; via the coding sequence GTGAGCACCCCACCCGCAACGGCCTTTCTGGCGGAACTCGAGTCCGTCTTCCCGGCCGACCGTCTCTTCCAGGATGAGGTCCGTCTGGCGCCCTATGAGTCCGATGGTCTGACCGTCTTCCGGAATCGTCCGCAAGCGGTCGTCCTGCCCGCCAACCGGGAAGAGGTTATCGCCGCAGTCCGGCTCTGTCACGCCCATGGCGTTCCCTTCGTCGCACGAGGCAGCGGAACCAGTCTGTCCGGCGGTTCCCTCCCGATTCAGGACGGCATCGTCATCGCCCTCAACCGGCTCGACCGGATTCTCTCGATCAATCCCGACAGTCGAACCGCCGTGGTGGAACCGGGCGTGATCAATCTCAAGGTAAGTGAGGCCGCCCGTCCGTACGGTCTCTATTTCGCGCCGGATCCTTCGAGCCAGAGTGTCTGCACGATCGGCGGCAATGTCGCATTCAATTCGGGAGGGGCACACTGTCTCAAGTACGGCATGACCGGCAGCCACGTCGTCCGGATCAAGGCGGTCCTGCCCGACGGCGAGGTGGTCACTCTCGGCTGTGAATCCTGGGATACGGTCGGTCCGGACCTCGCCGGTTTCTATGTCGGCAGCGAAGGACTTTTCGGCATCGCCCTGGAAATCACCCTCCGGCTCCTTCCGCTGCCCGAGACGACCCGGACGGTGCTCGCCGCCTATCCCGACCTTGAATCCGCCGGAAACGCGGTCAGCCGCGTGGTTGCCACCGGAATCCTGCCGGGCGCGATGGAGATCATGGACCGTCTCGCCCTGGATGCCGCCGAGGCCGCGGTCGGCGCCCGCTACCCCGAAGGAGCCGCCGCCGTCCTCATTGTCGAACTCGACGGGGAGGAAACTGCCGTCGCCTCGGAGTTCGAAGTGATCATGAGGTCGATCCGGGACTCCGGGGCCACCACCATTGAGATCGCGAAAGACGCCGCCCAGCGGGCCCTCATCTGGAAGGGGCGCAAGAGCGCCTTTTCCGCGGTCGGACGCCTATCACCCGATTTCATCGTTCAGGACGGGGTCGTTCCACGCAGCCGACTGGGTGAAGCCCTCAAGGAAATCCACCGCCTGAGCACCATTCATGGCCTGAAGGTGGCCAATGTCTTCCATGCCGGCGACGGCAACCTTCATCCGCTCATCCTCTTCGACGGCAAGGAAGCCGGGGCGCTGGAGCGGGCGGAGGAACTCGCCGGACAGATCCTGCGGCTCTGTCTCAGGCTCGGCGGATCCATCACCGGCGAACACGGCATCGGCATGGAAAAGAAAGCGTATCTGCCTGAGATGTTCGGTCCCGACGACATCGCGGCCTTTCATTCCCTTCACTGCGCCATCGACCCGAAGGGCATCTCCAACCGCGGGAAGATGTTCCCCGATGGCGTGGCGCCCGCTCTCGCCCAGGTGGGGCTCCACCCCCTTGAGAAATCCGGGCATCTCTCGCGTGAATAA